Proteins from a single region of Amblyomma americanum isolate KBUSLIRL-KWMA chromosome 10, ASM5285725v1, whole genome shotgun sequence:
- the LOC144108400 gene encoding uncharacterized protein LOC144108400 yields MRKAKDAFRENHRGSPPSSSPDALRDHWEALVSSGQDLPEEPSSQGEQHDENPIDGSGTFARVYSALGEAEREAIDAFRETHRESPPSSSPDALPGHWEALESGGQNLPEEPSSQEEQHDENPCDGSGTVASADTALADVEREVA; encoded by the exons GCAAAAGACGCCTTTCGGGAGAATCACAGAGGAAGCCCTCCTTCGAGTTCCCCCGATGCGCTTCGGGACCACTGGGAGGCTCTTGTGAGCAGTGGTCAGGACCTGCCCGAAGAGCCATCCTCTCAAGGAGAGCAGCACGACGAAAACC CTATCGACGGAAGCGGAACGTTTGCGCGTGTTTACTCAGCATTGGGAGAAGCGGAGAGGGAG GCAATCGACGCCTTTCGGGAGACTCACAGAGAAAGCCCTCCTTCGAGTTCCCCCGATGCGCTTCCGGGCCATTGGGAGGCTCTTGAGAGCGGCGGTCAGAACCTGCCCGAAGAGCCATCCTCTCAGGAAGAGCAGCACGACGAAAACC CTTGCGACGGAAGCGGAACGGTTGCGAGTGCTGACAC